A section of the Streptomyces sp. SLBN-118 genome encodes:
- a CDS encoding vitamin K epoxide reductase family protein, translating into MTTTAVDDVSSERENGSKGTIGGSRAFSWLLVITGAAGLLASWVITIDKFKLLEDPGFTPGCSLNPVVSCGNIMKSEQASAFGFPNPMLGLVTYSVVIAIGAALLAGARFRRWYWLGLNAGCLFGVGFCSWLQYQSLYEINALCLWCSLAWIATIVMFCYVTLHNIEYRIIKVPQGLRKGLLEFHWMPPVLWIGVIGMLVLTRWWDFWTG; encoded by the coding sequence ATGACGACTACAGCGGTTGACGACGTGTCCTCCGAGCGGGAGAACGGCTCCAAGGGCACGATCGGCGGCAGTCGTGCCTTCTCGTGGCTTCTGGTGATCACGGGTGCGGCGGGTCTGCTGGCGTCGTGGGTGATCACGATCGACAAGTTCAAACTGCTGGAGGACCCGGGGTTCACGCCGGGGTGCAGTCTGAATCCGGTGGTGTCGTGCGGGAACATCATGAAGAGCGAGCAGGCGTCGGCGTTCGGGTTCCCGAATCCGATGCTGGGGCTGGTGACCTACTCGGTGGTGATCGCGATCGGTGCGGCGCTGCTGGCGGGGGCGCGGTTCAGGCGCTGGTACTGGCTGGGGCTCAATGCCGGGTGCCTGTTCGGGGTGGGCTTCTGCAGCTGGCTGCAGTACCAGTCGCTGTACGAGATCAACGCGCTGTGCCTGTGGTGCTCGCTGGCCTGGATCGCCACCATCGTGATGTTCTGCTACGTCACGCTGCACAACATCGAGTACCGGATCATCAAGGTGCCCCAGGGGCTGCGCAAGGGGCTGCTGGAGTTCCACTGGATGCCGCCGGTGCTGTGGATCGGCGTCATCGGGATGCTCGTGCTCACCCGCTGGTGGGACTTCTGGACCGGATGA
- a CDS encoding DUF2470 domain-containing protein translates to MPSAAERTRTLVQSTCSSVLLIPGVDAARADQLSPQARVVGTDGEVFLLFPADSPAVRAATHAQDDELAAVLEITDVAPVSVPHRIRGRAWVSGWLTCAPGLAAPGAMMLRLEVGEACVDDLWGAAGVEPEDFAQASVDPLVAHEAELLQHLHSAHSEQVQALCGLLGERTGAQSRHAVPLSLDRFGLRVRFVGGRSFDARFDFPTPVRDITELRRAMHKLFEAASQ, encoded by the coding sequence ATGCCGTCAGCAGCCGAGCGCACACGAACTCTCGTACAGAGTACATGCTCGTCGGTGCTGCTCATCCCAGGGGTCGACGCCGCACGAGCGGACCAGCTGAGCCCGCAGGCGCGGGTCGTGGGAACCGATGGTGAGGTGTTCCTGCTGTTTCCCGCGGACTCCCCGGCCGTACGCGCCGCCACGCACGCGCAGGACGACGAACTCGCCGCCGTGCTGGAGATCACCGATGTCGCGCCGGTCTCGGTGCCCCATCGTATCCGCGGCCGCGCCTGGGTCTCCGGCTGGCTCACCTGCGCACCCGGCCTCGCCGCGCCCGGCGCCATGATGCTGCGCCTCGAAGTGGGAGAGGCGTGCGTGGACGATCTGTGGGGTGCCGCCGGCGTCGAGCCGGAGGACTTCGCGCAGGCGTCCGTCGATCCGCTCGTCGCACACGAGGCCGAGCTGCTGCAGCATCTGCATTCCGCGCACAGCGAGCAGGTGCAGGCGCTGTGCGGGCTGCTGGGCGAGAGGACGGGCGCGCAGAGCAGGCATGCGGTGCCGCTGTCGCTGGACCGGTTCGGGCTGCGTGTGCGGTTCGTCGGCGGGCGGAGCTTCGACGCGCGCTTCGACTTTCCCACGCCGGTGCGCGACATCACGGAACTGCGCCGGGCCATGCACAAGCTCTTCGAGGCGGCGTCGCAATAG
- a CDS encoding replication-associated recombination protein A produces the protein MEPDLFTAAAEERQEKDPSSSPLAVRMRPRTLDEVVGQQHLLKPGSPLRRLVGEGGGGPAGPSSVILWGPPGIGKTTLAYVVSKATNKRFVELSAITAGVKEVRAVIDGARRAAGGFGKETVLFLDEIHRFSKAQQDSLLPAVENRWVTLIAATTENPYFSIISPLLSRSLLLTLESLTDEDLSGLLRRALTEERGLGGAVGLPADAEAHLLRIAGGDARRALTALEAAAGAAIDKSESEISLRTLEETVDRAAVTYDRDGDQHYDVASALIKSIRGSDVDAALHYLARMIEAGEDPRFIARRLMISASEDIGLADPTALPIAVAAAQAVAMIGFPEAALTLSHATIALALAPKSNAATTAIGAALADVRAGLAGAVPPHLRDGHYKGAAKLGHAQGYVYPHDVPGGIAAQQYAPDAVRGRHYYEPTRYGAEARYADVVDKVRERLRGE, from the coding sequence GTGGAGCCCGACCTCTTTACCGCCGCAGCCGAAGAACGCCAGGAGAAGGATCCGTCCAGTAGCCCCCTGGCCGTCCGGATGCGCCCGCGTACGCTCGACGAAGTCGTAGGCCAGCAGCACCTGTTGAAGCCCGGATCGCCGCTGCGCCGCCTCGTGGGCGAGGGCGGCGGAGGTCCCGCCGGACCCTCGTCGGTGATCCTCTGGGGCCCGCCGGGCATCGGCAAGACGACCCTCGCGTACGTGGTCTCCAAAGCGACCAACAAGCGCTTCGTCGAGCTCTCCGCGATCACGGCCGGAGTCAAGGAAGTACGGGCCGTCATCGACGGTGCCCGCAGGGCCGCGGGCGGTTTCGGAAAGGAGACCGTCCTCTTCCTCGACGAGATCCACCGCTTCTCCAAGGCACAGCAGGACTCCCTGCTGCCCGCCGTGGAGAACCGCTGGGTGACGCTGATCGCCGCCACCACCGAGAATCCGTACTTCTCGATCATCTCGCCCCTGCTTTCCCGCTCCCTGCTGCTCACGCTGGAGTCGCTCACCGACGAGGACCTGAGCGGACTGCTGCGCCGCGCGCTCACGGAGGAGCGGGGCCTGGGCGGAGCCGTCGGCCTTCCCGCGGACGCCGAGGCTCATCTGCTGCGGATCGCGGGCGGCGACGCCCGCCGCGCACTGACCGCGCTCGAGGCGGCCGCGGGCGCGGCGATCGACAAGAGCGAGAGCGAGATCAGCCTCCGGACCCTGGAGGAGACCGTCGACCGCGCGGCGGTGACGTACGACCGCGACGGCGATCAGCACTACGACGTCGCGAGTGCGCTGATCAAGTCCATCCGGGGCTCCGACGTGGACGCGGCGCTGCACTATCTGGCCCGCATGATCGAGGCGGGGGAGGATCCCCGCTTCATCGCGCGACGGCTGATGATCTCGGCGAGCGAGGACATCGGCCTGGCGGACCCGACGGCCCTGCCCATCGCCGTCGCCGCGGCCCAGGCGGTGGCGATGATCGGTTTCCCGGAGGCCGCGCTCACCCTCAGCCACGCCACGATCGCGCTGGCGCTCGCCCCCAAGTCGAACGCCGCCACGACGGCGATCGGAGCGGCGCTCGCGGATGTGCGCGCCGGTCTCGCCGGAGCGGTCCCACCGCATCTGCGCGACGGCCACTACAAGGGCGCGGCCAAGCTCGGCCATGCGCAGGGCTATGTGTATCCGCACGACGTCCCGGGCGGGATCGCGGCGCAGCAGTACGCCCCGGATGCGGTGCGGGGCAGGCACTACTACGAACCGACGCGCTACGGCGCGGAGGCGCGGTACGCCGATGTGGTCGACAAGGTCCGCGAACGTCTGCGCGGCGAGTAA